One genomic segment of Linepithema humile isolate Giens D197 chromosome 5, Lhum_UNIL_v1.0, whole genome shotgun sequence includes these proteins:
- the LOC105673137 gene encoding methylmalonic aciduria and homocystinuria type D homolog, mitochondrial isoform X1, with the protein MLCIRHGKKHGTSLLFNLVPKAFYSRRSDKSTSSYKVIKSNGDSLDADIDNSVLGTNLNWELLTPRGFRFYLPGSVGPAWLDATTTAQVKTQFIELSNNEEFMESLNDKNEFQTNIENWKVIRPMLDCVAQECPILLRKSIEELFPGCLDVTSSQLTIITINQKANIKSMRWRKEAETEKLAKYFVLAASDICTKLKMVGYWADFINPFSGQPYLSARKGANLYETDERFRCVGFKVEQKSNCRIIMSDNSLKNFIGSLYTTAPPSTEFLKQLINVENEDQ; encoded by the exons ATGCTCTGTATAAGACACGGGAAAAAGCACGGTACTTCGTTGCTGTTTAACTTAGTTCCTAAAGCTTTCTATTCACGTCGCAGTGATAAGAGTACAAGTTCCTACAAAGTTATCAAGTCCAATGGCGATTCTTTGGACG cagATATTGACAACAGTGTTTTGGGAACCAATTTGAACTGGGAGTTATTAACACCAAGAGGCTTCCGATTTTATCTGCCTGGAAGTGTAGGACCAGCATGGTTAGATGCTACAACCACTGCTCAAGTGAAAACTCAATTCATCGAACTATCCAATAATGAAGAGTTTATGGAatctttaaatgataaaaatgaatttcaaACAAACATAGAAAATTGGAAAGTCATACGGCCAATGTTGGACTGTGTGGCACAGGAATGTCCTATTCTTCTGCGAAAAAGTATAGAGGAATTATTTCCGGGATGTTTAGATGTAACTTCATCACAACTCACCATCATAACGATTAATCAAAAGGCAAATATTAAGTCAATGAGATGGCGCAAAGAAGCAGAAACAGAGAAACTTGCCAAATAT TTTGTTCTAGCAGCCTCTGACATATGCACAAAGCTTAAAATGGTCGGCTATTGGGCAGACTTTATTAATCCCTTTAGTGGACAACCCTACTTAAGTGCACGGAAGGGAGCCAATCTATATGAAACTGACGAACGATTTCGCTGTGTAGGATTTAAAGTAGAACAAAAAAGCAATTGCAGAATTATCATGTCTGacaatagtttaaaaaattttattg GGAGTCTTTATACCACGGC
- the LOC105673137 gene encoding methylmalonic aciduria and homocystinuria type D homolog, mitochondrial isoform X2 translates to MLCIRHGKKHGTSLLFNLVPKAFYSRRSDKSTSSYKVIKSNGDSLDDIDNSVLGTNLNWELLTPRGFRFYLPGSVGPAWLDATTTAQVKTQFIELSNNEEFMESLNDKNEFQTNIENWKVIRPMLDCVAQECPILLRKSIEELFPGCLDVTSSQLTIITINQKANIKSMRWRKEAETEKLAKYFVLAASDICTKLKMVGYWADFINPFSGQPYLSARKGANLYETDERFRCVGFKVEQKSNCRIIMSDNSLKNFIGSLYTTAPPSTEFLKQLINVENEDQ, encoded by the exons ATGCTCTGTATAAGACACGGGAAAAAGCACGGTACTTCGTTGCTGTTTAACTTAGTTCCTAAAGCTTTCTATTCACGTCGCAGTGATAAGAGTACAAGTTCCTACAAAGTTATCAAGTCCAATGGCGATTCTTTGGACG ATATTGACAACAGTGTTTTGGGAACCAATTTGAACTGGGAGTTATTAACACCAAGAGGCTTCCGATTTTATCTGCCTGGAAGTGTAGGACCAGCATGGTTAGATGCTACAACCACTGCTCAAGTGAAAACTCAATTCATCGAACTATCCAATAATGAAGAGTTTATGGAatctttaaatgataaaaatgaatttcaaACAAACATAGAAAATTGGAAAGTCATACGGCCAATGTTGGACTGTGTGGCACAGGAATGTCCTATTCTTCTGCGAAAAAGTATAGAGGAATTATTTCCGGGATGTTTAGATGTAACTTCATCACAACTCACCATCATAACGATTAATCAAAAGGCAAATATTAAGTCAATGAGATGGCGCAAAGAAGCAGAAACAGAGAAACTTGCCAAATAT TTTGTTCTAGCAGCCTCTGACATATGCACAAAGCTTAAAATGGTCGGCTATTGGGCAGACTTTATTAATCCCTTTAGTGGACAACCCTACTTAAGTGCACGGAAGGGAGCCAATCTATATGAAACTGACGAACGATTTCGCTGTGTAGGATTTAAAGTAGAACAAAAAAGCAATTGCAGAATTATCATGTCTGacaatagtttaaaaaattttattg GGAGTCTTTATACCACGGC